The Nitrospiraceae bacterium DNA window AGATTTAAAACCAATAATGGACTTTGGTTGGCCCCTATTTTCAATGCTAGCGGAAATAATTGTGATCCTGTCATTCTTAAGGGTCTTCTCAATGCAGGTGCCAACCCTAACGAAACTGAACCGGGGTACGGATATAGTCCTCTTATGTTCTCCGCAGGTACCAAAAACCTTACAGTCAGTGAGATGTTACTCGCTGCTGGAGCAGACGTGAACCAACAAGCCAAGGATGGGACTACCGCATTAATTGTGGCCGCTAAAACTGGAAACAAGGAAGCTACTAGGCTTTTTTTAGAAGCTGGTGCTAATCCCACAATTAAAGCAATTGGGGAAAATGAGATATTACATAAAGATCTTCAGCCGTTGGACACAGCCTTATTGGTCGCTAAACGTTATGGTCATAATGACATTGTAAGCCTTCTTGAGGATGCTGAGAAAAATTGGAGGTAGATTCCCATAATTGCCGACTGTGGAAATCTTCTTCGTAATCTACCTGGCTGCGGATGCTCTGGCGATTACAGCGGTTCTATTTTTAACTGATGCAAAAAAAGACGGTCATTTTTAAAAAAGAAATGTTGCTTACTGGGCCTTCCGATGGGTCTACACCAAGATATTCGTATCGACCGCGATCACGCGCCACCTTTTTCGCTTGCCTGATCAATGAGCGCTGACACGGGGGCACAAGATAGTTGGCCACAATGATCCCCAAAAAATTGGCTTCACCCCATCAACGGATTACGCGGGGAGAGATGGGGAAAGCGGCTGAAAGGGGATGCGAACCAGGGCTCTTGTCAGGATATCTTGCCCTCCCCGCCGCTGATGACCTTACTTTTTTCTGGATCT harbors:
- a CDS encoding ankyrin repeat domain-containing protein, which gives rise to MLAFFSKRPVGITKVLGNGILLFIATLSLIGCSTQLQSYSERGDIQSVLKLLEQGESIYETDPIGSTALHYAARSGQVLIAKILLSKGAQIDAKNDYEETPLNQAVYFCHEKVVAFLIDKGANVHNRFKTNNGLWLAPIFNASGNNCDPVILKGLLNAGANPNETEPGYGYSPLMFSAGTKNLTVSEMLLAAGADVNQQAKDGTTALIVAAKTGNKEATRLFLEAGANPTIKAIGENEILHKDLQPLDTALLVAKRYGHNDIVSLLEDAEKNWR